The window GTTTCATTGTACTACCCTAGCCTTGAGAAGAGCCTAGTATTCTGGATATGGAACTCCACCATTGACAGTCACCTTAGTGCACCAGCAGTGCCCTCTCCAGTGCTTTCAAGTTTAACTTGATGGAGATATAGAGATAGCCCTGGTTCATCTGGCAGTGGAGGTACAAGAAACTGCATCAGAAAGATTATTTTACCATTTTCTGGGCCCAATGGCAATGCTAATTTGATCACAGTAAAAGCTTTATGTGATGTAGAGCAGAACACTGTTGCAGGCCAGGTTTGGGTTCTTCGGTTTGTGGGCCACTTCGGTAACTTTTTGGTGTTTATGTTTATGTAATTAAGTAGGATTAGGTAGTATGAATGGCTAAAACTTTTCTGTTATAGGATTAGTCAGTTAAGAGTTAATTTcagttaaatatttttttggaggcatagttgtaaacttgtaattaaGGGTTTTAGATAagtttattattataatattgtGATGGATGAACTTTCTAGTTCTGTAGTAGATAAGTATCAAGTTATTTTAAGGATAAGTACTACATATATATGTAATGTTCTTCTTCGGATGAAATAGAACGCATGAAAGTTTTCTGTAGCTGTTGAGCTACTGCTGTGTGGATCCACAAACTTATTTGAATGTGGACTCCTTCAATCCTAAGTGGGATTCCTAGGTAAGtattttctcctcctttttctcatttctcttcTACTTGCTACTTTCTAGTTTTGTTACAGTGGTTCTTGAAGCAGTGAAATAGTTTCTTTTCACCATAATCTACATTAAACTTTCACAAAACACTGGCCTAACCATCCCTATCAACTCACATCTTCATCAACCATCAAAACTAGTCCTGGTTTCACTCTAAACCTTATATTTCATTTTCCGTTTATACTGTCAACAGCCAAAAACAAGTTTTCTATCTCTTGCTTCCATCAAGGCCGAGGGCTAGTTGGGACTTCAACCCACTTAGCCACTCCTTGGAAGCAATTTCATTGTAAAACCATAGTTCTACATCATTATAGCATAAAACAATAAAGTGGTTCTCTTAGGAAGGATCTGTATTGGTTTGTAGGTATATCCATATTAAGGGTGAATGGATTTGTGTATGTCTCACTTCTCTATGTGTTTGTTCAGACTTACAACACAATAAGGGATATCAGAACAACCAGTAGGATGAAGTTTCTTGGAAGTTTTCAACCGTAGGGTTTACAGTGAAGAAATTTGCTACAAAAAGCACTCTTGGTTTGTGGCAAATCAATGCTCAATATTTGCTAATaagagttggaagaggagggggggggggggggagggaaatgCTTGCTACTTCGTCAAAGGGAGGATTGGGACAAAAATGACTTAGTTTAAGCTTGGTCAGACCCAAATCACAATGCTTTTCAAAGTAGATTGATACACTTTCTAGGGTGTGATGAAGACAAATTTTAAAATAACTTCTATGCTTGAGGGGATTTAGGACATTGTAGAAACCatgaattttggcttcaaaTCCAACTTGAAgagttcttttatttctttctggAGTTTTACTGTCCTAGCTAATATTAGCAAGCTAAATTCCCAGAGGTTTCCATCTCTTTCTAGTTTgttcttttcaattttgttaGAGCCATAGAGGAGGATGGGTTTGGAGAGTGATACACCTGTGAAGAGCATTTCTATAGGAAAATGGAGGAGAGTGGCTGGTGCAGGACAACTTACTATAAGTCTAAACTCATCAATTGAATGTAAAGGGCAACCTTAAGTGGAGAAAATATGGCAATTGCAAGAATGCTAAAAGAAgaattagagaagaagaaagaagatttgAGAGAATGTAATGGCTTGTCAGAGTGACAGAGGCCTTCATTTAATTATAGTGAAAAAGGAGAATTACAAATAAGGTATAAGGTATGCTAGCTAGTGCGGACTCATAGGCCTTATCTAGCATACAGATACAATGAACCTGAACGGTACATAGAGAACCGAACCATATCTTCAACACTAAAGTATAAGGATGGGTCAGAACTTAATCAGAGTGGAAAATGAACTAAAGGATTGTCAACTTGCAGACAAAGGAAAAGACGTGGCAAGAAAAGTGATTGAATGACTAAAAGAAAAGGTCCAAATCGGAAAGAGATAGGAAAGACAGCTAAACCAGATATGCTAGGGGAAAAAGTAGAAAGAAATATAGTTAAGGAAGAACGAAAGTATAGGATCTCACCTCTGTTCTTCAAATATACAAGTCTCACCTACTTTGACCAAGAATTACTGGCATTTAACCATGAGATGCATAGAATCACAATGCAGAAGCATCAGAGAAGCTTAAAATAAATCCACATAACTGGAACTGTTTTTTCtagctttgtttttcttctatcttttttccCTACCTAGCACTTTTCACATAATTGGAATTGTGAATTAGATTTCCTAAAACAATTAATCAATCCCTttgatgtaaaaaaaaatctctttgcAAAATTATGCACAGGCTTACTGATTACAATGAttcattcttttctttggcAGATTTACCCAGAAAACTTTTCAACTAGGATCTTAGAAAACTCGGGGATGCCTTTAGGGTTCTAAGTGCTTTTACGAACCCAGAGCAACGTAAGATCATAGGCTATGTCATGGGGTAATCTTGAAATTGGTAATTGGTCATGCAAACAATGATCTTGAGTGGCTCAAGGTCCTCTACTAGTCAATCCAAAGCAACTTCAACTCAGCAAAATACATATAATCCTCCATGCTGGTGCTAGGAAACCTGTGCCAATTCCCCATGACAAAGAACATACTGAAGTGGCTCTTCGAGATTGTGCTGTTCATGAGCACAGATGCAGTGCAAGAGGGTCAACTTCAAAACAACCATTTGGTTGGCCATATAAACATTTGGATCAGAAGTCTACATGACTAGACAAAGACAATCATCCGTGTAAGATATCTTCAGCTCCTCCACCTACCAGCACTATTGGTAATAATCAGGTTAATTTTCTGGCACTATAGAGAGTCTATGACTGCCACTTCCACCTAGATAGGCACTTATCAGCTTGCGTTTTAGCACATGCTGGAGGGTACCCTCTATCCAATTATGGATCAGGCATAACCAAATTATTCACCTTGAATAAACTCTCTGCACAGGTTCTGTGTCTAAATGTCGACATGAAACTTAGAGAACATTCTAATGTCACCTACATACTAGAATAACCCAACTTAGGGAAtctataagagaaaaaaaaattcacatcaagaaaaatgaaaaacgaACTAAACTCATTTAACTTTCATTACCGCTTGGAAAGCTAACCCCCACACAAGCATTCGGATAAAGAGGCTCTCTTAGCTTTCtctgttcatcttcaaagtagCATATATAGAAAAGATAACACGGAAGTTTGAATCAATTCCTCATTTCAGTCATTTCCTTCAAATGTAGACAAAAACAATAGAATTTCTTCTATCATACCTATAAAAGTTGAACCACAACAACTGAAAAACCAAGATCAAAAccccattaaaaataaaataaaaaataaaaaggtgaaGACGGAAAGTAATGTCCCATAACAGGGGATAAGTCCAAAACGAAATAACAACCAAATGCAGCCAGATGCTTGTTTATTTAGAGAACTATACAAATAAATTGACAGCCATGAGTATAATTAACAAAGCAGCATACCGTGTAACATCGCAGAGACGCTCCCCTGACTGTAGTAGTCATACACCATGAGCTTCTCTTCCTTGGAATAGTAATAGGCCCTAAGCTCAACCACATTCTCGTGCTTAATACTTCCGACCAAGTCCATCTGCTGCTCGAAGTCCCGCTTCCCCACAGTAACCTCCTTCAACCTCTTCACGACTACTGTGGTTGCGTCCTCCAGAATCGCCTTATATGCTGTCCCGAACGTCCCTTTCCCAAGCACCTCGGCAGAAGCCCTCAACAAATCCTCCAGGTCAAATGCATAATTACAACCCTCGAAGAAAACCAATCTGTTATTTCCGTCATGGCTACCTGGAACTGCTTTTTCTGGTGACCTTTCGCCCTTCTGCGCCTTCCCAGCAAAACTATTCTCGCCTTTCCTTTGCGAGCAGCAAGCAATCAGTATAAAAGCAAAAATCAAAAACCCCAGAACGCATCCGCCTACTATAATACCAAGTAACGCTGATTGGCTGAGCTTAGCACTACTTGGAGACGGTTGAGAAGGAGGTGGACCAACagggagaaggggaggatttGTGAAAGAGATATTGTTACCAAGGAATGCCGAATTGGGAAATCTCTGAAGAGACGTTGGGACTCTTCCAGTCAGACTATTGTTCGCTAGGTCTAATTGTTGCAGACTGGGGAGGTTGAGAGCAGGGATTTCACCAGAAAACGAGTTATTACCGAGATTTAGAGCAGTAAGTTGAGTCAAATTCGAAATGGAAGAAGGGATACTGCCGTTGAAAGCGTTGTAGGAGAGGTTAAGGATAGTAAGATTTTTCCAAGCAGAGAAATCTGAGGGCAAAGGGCCTGAGAAGTGGTTGAACTGAAGATAGAGGAATGATAGGTTTGTGAGGTTGGAGAAATCAGGAGTGAAGGGGCCAGATAACGCGTTGGATCTGAGGCTTAAGATTTGAAGCGCCGTAAGGCGACTGAGAGTGTTAGGCGGAATCCGACCTTGAAATCCAACTCCGGGCAATCGAAGGGCTATAACTCGAGAGTTATCAGGACTGCAGGTCACTCCGATCCAGCTGCTGCAAACAGGTAAGTTCACATTCCAGTTGAGACTGCGAGAGTGCGGTGTGTTGTTGATGAAATCGAGCAAAGCTCGTTTATCATCCACCAGACCGGCAGTCGCATGAGAGAGAAGCAACCCAAACAAGAACATCACAGAGAAAATGAACACAGTGTCCATTCCCTCTGTCGGAGTTCAGGGTTAAGTAGCCTAAGCAGAACGCCGTCAAAGAACGAACTGCTTCTTCGAAACTCGGCCAAGAATCAAGCGCGCTTCCCGGCAAAAGTATGTGATCTcggacgaagaagaagagaatgtaGAAACAATCGACCTTTACACTTTTGTCATTAAAAGTAGAGCCATTTCAGAAAATTCTCCATTAAAATGATGGTATCCACAGACTTTAACTCGGCCGTCGGTCAAAAAGACACTGCTTTAGTTGAGTTTCGCAGAAGAGTGGAACTTCTTTTTGCTCCTTGCGGTTACTTTCTTTTCCCCCCTCTAGCTATCAAAATCTATCATTTGAAAAGGAACTTCCTACAGAACCGAACGATGGAAACTGAAACTGTTTAGCTTGTTCTCCGGATCTCCTCCACGGGGAGCCTCTGTTCTTCAGACTAGCTCGAAATGACCAACAGTTCCGGTTCTCCGCAAGTTCTCAAACACAGAACAACAAACAACTAGTCCAGAATGCAGACCAAGATGCAGAGACAGAGACTTCTCGCACTCAAAATGGTGAAAGCACAGCAGATATCAGACAAATTCTCACGAATCCATTCATAACAGTAGCTGAAACATACTTGACGAGTGAAAACGACGGgtgtttttcatgtttttttgctTAGCTCTTGCTTGCGAAGACAACCAACCTTCCGATGCAGAAGATAAGTAGAGATCATTACGAAATCGCTGGGAACCTGGGGAAGCAAAGTAAATACTAATTTTCCCGCATTAACTGGGGATGTCTACTGTCTTCCATGTGCAGACACAGCGAAAAGCGGGGCCAAACCAAATCCTTAACAGCAAAACAATGGGGACGGAGTATGAACTACGGAGCCGATTCCTTTACTTTGGTTTAgtacaagaaacaaaaagaaggaagaaatctCGCCATTAGAGCTCTCCAAAACAAAAACCGTTAGGGTTTTTACGTTTAATCTAATTTCTCTCCTTCACTGCAACTGCTATTCTACAGTAGTAATGCATAAAAAATCTCCAAAAACAATAATAGTTACGTTTGTCTGTAATTAGTGTAGGTGGAGCCGTTAGCCGGTTGGCCCGTGGGAGCAGGTAATAAAACCagtggatccggctcctctccagggagctcagcgcccAGGCAGTGCCTTAGgagcatccaagggttgggttgtgtCGCATATATTTCGGTGCATGTTTagagatgtgtgcagcataaTCCCAACGGTTGGATGCTCCCAGAGCGTGCTGAACTCCTCGAAGAGGA is drawn from Telopea speciosissima isolate NSW1024214 ecotype Mountain lineage chromosome 1, Tspe_v1, whole genome shotgun sequence and contains these coding sequences:
- the LOC122672833 gene encoding probable inactive receptor kinase At4g23740, yielding MDTVFIFSVMFLFGLLLSHATAGLVDDKRALLDFINNTPHSRSLNWNVNLPVCSSWIGVTCSPDNSRVIALRLPGVGFQGRIPPNTLSRLTALQILSLRSNALSGPFTPDFSNLTNLSFLYLQFNHFSGPLPSDFSAWKNLTILNLSYNAFNGSIPSSISNLTQLTALNLGNNSFSGEIPALNLPSLQQLDLANNSLTGRVPTSLQRFPNSAFLGNNISFTNPPLLPVGPPPSQPSPSSAKLSQSALLGIIVGGCVLGFLIFAFILIACCSQRKGENSFAGKAQKGERSPEKAVPGSHDGNNRLVFFEGCNYAFDLEDLLRASAEVLGKGTFGTAYKAILEDATTVVVKRLKEVTVGKRDFEQQMDLVGSIKHENVVELRAYYYSKEEKLMVYDYYSQGSVSAMLHGKRGEGRTPLDWETRLRIVIGAARGIARIHTENGGKLVHGNIKSSNIFLNSQNYGCVSDLGLTTLMSPVAPPISRAAGYRAPEVIDTRKATQPSDVYSFGVLLLELLTGKSPVHATGGDEIVHLVRWVHSVVREEWTAEVFDVELMRYPNIEEEMVEMLQIAMACVVRMPEQRLKMADVVKMVEDIRRIDTGNRPSEEINSEASTPPPPQAVVGMESSSLPQ